The Haloarcula sp. H-GB4 genome segment TACTTCCTGTTCGGTGAGGCGTCGCTATCGTCGTCCGACGGTACTGTCCCGGTCTCCCCGATTTACGTGAGCTTCAACGCTAACCCCGACGAGGAGGGCGGGGGCCCGCCGTCCGGGTTCCTCTCCGAAGAGGGGAGCGACCAGACGCACAACGTCACCGCGACAGTGCCGGGTGACGACGGCTACTCGCCGCTGTGGCTGGTCAACATCTTCGACAACGCGGACTTTGACAGCGTTTCGGACCTCGACTCGGCCCAAGACGCCGACATCCTGGCCTCCGGCGCGGCGATGGTCAACTGCCCGGTCGTTGCCGAGCAGTAGACAGCCGAGGACAGCACGTTTGCCCCGATACTGTTCCGTCCCGTCTCAGGTCACCCGATGATGACCGTAGCGGACTACACGCGCTCGTTGACCTGTTCGGCGACCCGCTCGCCGGGCCGACGGAGGTGGCCGCTCTCGACCTCGTAGACGTAGCCTGTCACCGTGACGTCGTCGGGAATCAGCTCGTGGTTTTCGAGGTATTCGACCTGTGCCGCACAGGCCGCGTCGATGTCGTCGGTCATCCGGACCCACTCCGCGATTGACGCGTCACCGATATCTAGCTCCGGCAGTGCCGGGTCCAGATCGATATCATCGAGGTTACCATCGACTGCGGACTCGAACCCTGCAACGATATCCTCGTCGGACGCGCTCATCATTCCACAGTCGGTGTGGTTGACGACGATGATTTCCGTCGTATCGAAATACTGTGTTGTCAGCGCCGCTGAGCGAATTACGTCGTCTGTTACTTTCCCGCCGGCGTTTCGGTATATCTGTGCGTCGCCCAGCGAGAGCCCGAGCGCATCCTCAACAGGGATTCGCTCGTCCATACACGCGACGACCAGCAGTTGCTTGTCGGTCGGGATGCCCTTGCGCCGTCGACGCGCCCAGTCGTCCCTCGCGTCGACGCCGTCGTCGACCGATTCGTGAACGTGGCCGGCCTCCGGCTCTTCATGATCGTGTGCGTCGTCGTCGCTCCCGTGTGTGTGATGTGGCATTGCAGAACACGCCTTTGTGCCCCGTGGCCTTTACTGCTTGCTCGCCGGCAGTACAGCGGACGGGAGACAGGCACTCGTGTCGAACAGTGCCAGCCGCTCAGTCGTCAGTGGCGACGGTGCTGTCATCGGCATCCCCGTCCTCTATTTCGTTCAGGACTCGCTGGTGGAACTCCTGCAGGACGGCCGACTCGTCATCGGCGAGCACAACGTCGCTGGCCATCAGCGTCGCGAGACCGAAAGCCCGCGGCGACGGCGAGTCGACGCGGGTCCGAACCACGTCCACGTCGCCGTCCTGCATCGCACGCAGGACGGTCTCGATGCCGTCGACGTTGAGCTTATCCTCCAATATCTCCCGGTAGGTCTCCTCGACGACGGCGAAGTCACCGAGGTCCTCAGCGAACCCGAGCAGCATCTCCGAGGAGACTTGCTGCTCGCTGGCCGATTTCTCGTAGCCCTTGTAGCGTTTGAGTATCATCAGCGACCGCGTAGCGTTGATGCGGAAGTACCGCTGGAGGAGGTCTGTCCCGTCGAGGCTGGCCCGGAGGTCCTCGCGAGCCGTTGCTGGGTCCAAATCGCGGACGATTCGCGCGATATCCACCTTCCGGTTCAGCGGCATCGAGAGCGTGAAGCCGTTGTCGGCGACGGCGACCTGAACGTTTGCGCTGGCCGCCCGAGCGATGTGGTAGGCCAGCAGCCGTGAGAAGCCATCGTTGAACCGCCGGCCGTAGTTCGAGTGGACGTGGTAGTGGCGTTCGTACTCATCGTGGTCAAGCGTTTCCTCGATGACGAGGCGGTCAGTCGTGGCCACGCTGTCCGGGCCGGCGTAGGCCACCTGTTCTCGGAACATCCGCGCGATGGCCCGGACGCTGTTCTCGTCGACGGGGAACGTCCGGAGCCAGTTCCTGACTTCCGACATCCCCCCATCGCCAAGCCGGTCCAGCAGTTGCCCCTGAAAGTCGAGTATCTCGCGTCCGAGGTCGTATGAAAGGGGGAGGCGCTCGGAAAACCACGAGGGGACCGTCGGGCGGGCGGCGGTCCGGTCGACGTACACCTTCGACCCGCGGCGATAGCGGTACTCGAAGTTGTTTCCGCCCAGCACGAACACGTCGCCTTTCTCCAGCGTGTCCAGATATGACTCGTCCAGTTGGCCGACCCAGCTGTCGTCGCTCCGGGTGACCACGTCGCAAGTAAACGAGTCCGGAATCGTTCCGATGTTGGTCATGTAGATGACCCGCGCGAGCCGACCGCGTTTGCCGATGAGGTGCTCACCCACGTCGTACTCCTCGTAGTGGTGCTCGCCGTCGGGCGCGTCGTTCGTGTCCCGCCAGATTTTGGCGTAAACGTTCTTATCCTCCATCCCCGGGTAGTCGGCGGTCATATACCGCATCAGCTGTTCCCAGTCCCCGTCATCGTAGTCCCGATACGGGTAAGCTCGCCGGAGGACGCTTTTGAATGTCGCCTCGGGGCGAACGTCATTGATGGCCATGCCGTATATCTGCTG includes the following:
- a CDS encoding carbonic anhydrase; translated protein: MPHHTHGSDDDAHDHEEPEAGHVHESVDDGVDARDDWARRRRKGIPTDKQLLVVACMDERIPVEDALGLSLGDAQIYRNAGGKVTDDVIRSAALTTQYFDTTEIIVVNHTDCGMMSASDEDIVAGFESAVDGNLDDIDLDPALPELDIGDASIAEWVRMTDDIDAACAAQVEYLENHELIPDDVTVTGYVYEVESGHLRRPGERVAEQVNERV
- a CDS encoding ATP-dependent helicase, coding for MGGRERLAATDPEFDPEAVDIDDAEVLDRLAPVVQEWWVEQFGEFVPGNGGFFTPPQKEAIPLIHERENALICAPTGSGKTLASFTGIINELFGKAREDELENSVYCLYVSPLKSLANDIHRNLGQPLDGITAKLDECGEDVEIRHAIRHGDTSDSERQAMLETTPHILNTTPETLAILLNSPKFKQKLETIEYVIVDEIHSLAENKRGTHLSVSLERLEEMVEEPPTRIGCSATVEPLDTVAEFLVGREDPGGDPRDYEIVDTRFARDFDMELSCPADDLINTPRDIITERFYTQLHDHIHSHTNTLVFTNTRSGAERVLHNLREKFDEYDESNSGCHHGSLSKEKRRDIEESLKAGSLDVVTTSTSLELGIDMPHIDLVVQVGSPKSVAALLQRIGRAGHQLGETVEGRVIALDRDELVECAVMLEKAERGFVDRVFIPENAQDVATQQIYGMAINDVRPEATFKSVLRRAYPYRDYDDGDWEQLMRYMTADYPGMEDKNVYAKIWRDTNDAPDGEHHYEEYDVGEHLIGKRGRLARVIYMTNIGTIPDSFTCDVVTRSDDSWVGQLDESYLDTLEKGDVFVLGGNNFEYRYRRGSKVYVDRTAARPTVPSWFSERLPLSYDLGREILDFQGQLLDRLGDGGMSEVRNWLRTFPVDENSVRAIARMFREQVAYAGPDSVATTDRLVIEETLDHDEYERHYHVHSNYGRRFNDGFSRLLAYHIARAASANVQVAVADNGFTLSMPLNRKVDIARIVRDLDPATAREDLRASLDGTDLLQRYFRINATRSLMILKRYKGYEKSASEQQVSSEMLLGFAEDLGDFAVVEETYREILEDKLNVDGIETVLRAMQDGDVDVVRTRVDSPSPRAFGLATLMASDVVLADDESAVLQEFHQRVLNEIEDGDADDSTVATDD